ATACAGATGTGACCAGCAAAGAAATGCAAACAATTAAAAAAGCAGTTTTCTTACAAACAACCTTCATCTTACATTCACTCCCTTTTTAAATTTTTAATTACATCTAGTGGTTTGTTTTTCCTATTTATTATTCTGTATATTATAATATACATTTAGTTAACTATTTTCAAGTAAAAAAATAAAAATTATAATGAAAGTATACAATAGTACATTATATGCTAGAAAATCAAAACATATATACAAAAATGACATAATTAATTACAGGTTACCAAATTAATTTTACAGTCAACAATAATAGACATAAAAAGGTCAAGCTTATATTAAAAAAAAATACTTCCATAATAAGTTATAATATTATATAATGATATTCGAAAAAATGTTTTTTGGGGGGTAATTTTTAAAATGGGAACTAAAATAACAAAAATCATTTCTTATTTGCTTATTATTTCAATGATAATGACAGGATTGGCTCACGCCGCTGAAGGATTAAATTCATCAAATAGAATTGGTACTTATGGAGAAAATTTTTATAGTGGGGATGTGCAAAACACATCTAATGCTAATGTTAGCAATACTAATATCAGTGGGGAAAGTCAAAGTTTTCCCGATATAAAAAATCACTGGTGCCAGGACACCATAGAGAAATTTTTAAGAAAAAACTGGGTTGCAGGCTATGATGACGGCCTGTTCAGACCGGACAGTTTTGTGACCAGGGCTGAGTTTACTGCCATGGTGGTAAACATATTTAAAAAAGATGTTGATATAAAAGAACCTGGTTTTAGTGATGTAAATAAAGATGATTGGTTTTATGATGCAGTGTCTTATGCTTTTAGTGAAGGTTTAATTATCGGCTATGAAGACGGGACTTTTAAACCTATGGAAAATATGTACAGGCAAGACTCTGCTGTACTGGTAGCCAATCTTTTTAATATAGAATTTTTTGAAAAGGGTGTAGATATAATATTTGAAGATGAAGATACCTTTTCTGAGTATGCTTACCAAAGCATAAAAAATCTTGCATCTCACGGAATAGTTAAAGGATATCCGGACAGGACTTTCAGGCCTTTTAATTTAATAACCAGGGCAGAAGCGGTAAAGATGCTTGATGTGGTGACAAACTTTATTGAGGTTCCGGAGCCTGATGATTTGCCATTGGTTCCACCGGAGACTCCAAGTCCAACGGCGACACCGGAACCAACAGCTACACCTACTCCGGTATCAAGCTCTACACCAACTTCAACTTCTTCTAAAGGTGGAAGTACAGGAGGAAGTAAGTCAACGCCAAAACCATCACCAACCCATACTCCGGCTCCAACATCAACACCTACGGAAACACCAATAGAGACACCAACACCAACAGTGACACCGACGTCAACACCGACTGCAACACCGACGTCAACACCGACTGCAACACCGACGTCAACACCAACGACTACTCCAACGCCAACACCGGCTGTAACACCGACTGTAACACCGACTGTAACACCGACTCCAACACCGGGTACTTTGCAACTGAATATAGGAAAAGTTGAAGGAGAAATAAATGAAGAGATAACAATTCCTGTATCTTTTAAAGGTGCTTCAAAAAGCGGAGTACAAAGCTGTGATTTTATATTGTCCTTTGACCCTGATGTTTTAGAAGTACAAGAGGTTATTGCAGGAAATATAATTGATTATACTGCTTCAAGTTTTGGTTCAACTATTAACAGAGAAGAGGGAACTATAAGGTTTGTATTTTCAGATGATACAGGATCAGGATCTATAAAAGTAGACGGAGAGTTTGCGAATATAAAGGCATTAATAAATGAGACTGAAAATATTGGATTCAGTCCAGTAGAGTTAGTTAAAGAAGAGTTTATAGATGCCAACTTAAATATAATGATTGTTACGTTTAATAATGGCGGTGTAAATGTAAAAGCTCCGGAACCGACACCGGAACCTACTATAGAACCGGAACCAACATCAGATATAACAGGTGATTTTACGAGACCTGTTGTAGAAATAAAGACAAGTGCAGATGTTTTAAATGTTGATGATGAAGTTACCATTACGCTGAATGCATATGATGATGTTGGAGTAGTGGAAAAAATAGTAGAAATAAATGATGTTCCTGTTAAATTAAATGAATCTAATGAGACAAAATACACATCAGATTCCCCAGGTGTATTTAAGATAGTTGCCTATGCATATGATGAGGCAGGAAACGAAGGATATTCAAGCAAAGAGATAAGATTTATAGAAGAAGGGGACACAACGCCTCCGACGGTTGAATTTATATCCCCTGAACCTGATACAAAGCTTACCATGCCTACAGAAATTATAGGTACTGCCAGCGATGAAAATCTTACTATGTATAAACTTGAGTATTCAATAAAAGGTGAAAACAATTATATAGAGATTTCAAGGGGAACTAAGTCAGTAGAAAACGATGTTCTTGGTGTAATAGATCCTACACTAATGAGAAACGGTATTTATGATGTAAGGCTTACTGCTGAGGATAAGAGTGGAAATATTTCAACAATAACTACAACCTATCAAATTGATGGGGAAGCAAAAGTGGGTAATTTCTCCTTAGCTTTTACAGACCTTGAATTGCCAATGGCGGGAATACCTATAGTTATAAACAGAAGTTATGACAGCAGAAATAAAGATAAAGGTGACTTTGGAATTGGTTGGACATTAGGAATACAGGATATAAAAATAAGTTCAAATTATCCTTTAGGAAAACACTGGAAATTTGTAACTTCTCAAGGACCCCTAGGGCTTCCTAATTATAATCTAGTTGATTCAAAAAGGCATATAATTACCGTAACTTATAGTGATGGCAGAACAGATGAATTTTATGTGAAGTGTACTCCAGACAATCAAGTATTAACACCATTGTTAGAGACAACGGTATCGTTTGTTCCAAAGGATGGAACATATTCAAAACTGATTTCATTGGATGATAATAATTGCTTCATAATGTCAGGCAGTACAGGGTATGAACTGCTAGGTGGGAATTTTAACCTATATGATCCTGTAAACTTTAAGCTTGTTACCCAAGACGGGACTGAATATATAATAAACAAGAATACCGGGGTAAAGAGCATAACCGAGCCGAACGGGAATACAATAACTTTTGAAAAAGACGGTATTATTCACTCAGCAGGAAAAAGTGTTACATTTACACGTGACAGCGAAGGCCGGATTACAGAGATAACCGACCCAATGGGGAACAGCATAAAATATGAGTATGATGCCTATGGTGATCTTGTTGCTGTAACCGACCAAGAAGGCAATGTTACCAGATTTACATACAATTCAAGCCACGGCTTGGTTGATATAATTGACCCAAGGGGAATTAAACCTGCAAGAAATGAGTATGACGATAACGGCAGGTTAATTGCCCATGTGGATATAAATGGAAATAGGATAGAATATGACAGGGATATTGAAAACAGACAGGAGATAATAAAAGACAGGCTTGGAAATATAACAGTATACGAATATGATGACGATGGCAACATATTAACTACAATTGATGCTCTTGGAAACAAAACTTCATTTTCTTATGATGACAAAGGAAACAAAATTTCAGAAGTTGACGCCTTAGGAAATGAAACAAAGTATACCTATGACGCTTATGGCAATATGTTGACCCGGACAGATGCTTTAGGAAACACAATTTCCTATACATATGACAGCAAGGGAAGGGTTTTAAGCTATACAGACGCTGAAGGAAACATATCAATCTATACATATGATTCAAAGGGGAACCGGATTTCAGAAAGTAAAAACGGTAAAGAAACCGTTTACAAGTACGACAGCAGAGGTAATTTAATTTCAGAAACAGACCCTGAAGGCAATACGAAGAGTTATAAATATGATTCAATGGGAAATAAAATTTCCGAAACGGATGCCAACGGAAATGAAGTTTTATACAAATATAACAGTAATGGTTGTATGACGTCAAAAACAGAGATTGACAAAGTTACCGGAAAAGAAATTAAGACAGAATATATTTATGACTCAATGAACCGGCTTATAGGAATGATTGACGGCAACGGAAAAAGTATAAGAATTGAGTACAATGCGGCAGGACAGCAATCAGCCCTTATTGATAAAACCGGCAACAGAACGGAATATGAGTATGATGCCTTTGGAAATCTTATACTTGTTAGATATGCTGACGGTACCACTGAAAAGTCTACTTATGATGCAGAAGGAAGAGAGACTTCATCAACGGACAGATTGGGCAGAACCACAAGGTATGAGTATGATAAACTGGGAAGGTTGATAAAGACTATAAACCCTGACGGTTCTTGTGTTGAAAATGAATATGACCCGTTAGGCAGGATAATATCCGTAAAAGATGAGCGGGGAAATGTAACAAAATATAAGTATGATGAAGTTGGCAATACAACTGAAGTTATTGACGCCCTTGGAAACGTGACAAAATATGAGTATGACAAAAACGGCAACAGGACAAAAATGATTGATGCCAACGGAAATGTTATTACCTTTGAATACGACAGCGACAATAACCCGGTAAGAACTATTTTCCCGGACGGCACTTATACATCTTATGAATACAACAGCATAGGTCAAAAAATATCAGAGCGGGATCAGGCAGGGTTAATTACGGTTTATGAATATGATGCAGCAGGAAGGGTTACAAAGGTTATTGACCCGTTAGGAAATGAAACCTGCTTTGAGTATGATGCTAAGGGAAATAGAATTTCCCAGACGGATGCCAATGGAAACAAAGTGAGATTTGAATATGACAAAATAGGAAATGTAACAAAGCAAATACTACCGTTAGGCTATGAAGAAGTAATCACATATGATGATGAAGGCAAGGTAACGTCAAAAACAGATTTTAACGGCAGCAAAATAGAATTTGAATACGATGTCGATGGAAACCTGATAAAGAAAACATATCCTGACGGAAAGAGTGAAGTTTACACATACACCCTTTCAGGACAAAGGGAGTCCGTTACTGATGAAAGGGGTACTACCTATTATGAATATGACCTGATGGACAGGTTAATAAAACAAATAAATCCGGATGGAACCCAAATAACGTATACATACGACAAAGCCGGCAATTGTACAAGTGTTACCGTTCCGTCAGGCACCACATATTACACATATGATGAGTTAAACAGGCTAAAGTCCGTTACAGACCCGGACGGAAACACAACTACTTATACATACGATGCCATAGGCAACAGAAAAAGCGTTACTTATCCTAATAAAACAACAACCGAATATGAATATGACTATTTAAGCAGATTGATATCCCTGCTAAACCGCAATGAAGCAGGGGAAATAATTTCATCGTATAAATATACCCTTGGTCCTGCAGGCAACAGAATCAGGACGGAAGAAAACAACGGAAGGGTAATAAAATACACATATGATGATACTTACAAATTGATTAAAGAGGAAATAGAAAACCCTGACGGAGACAAGACAATAATAGAGTATACATATGATGCAGTTGGAAACAGGCTTTCAAAATCCGTAAACGGTGTAGTAACAGAATACACATATGACGAAAACAACAGGCTTATAACTGAAGGGCAGACTGTCTATACCTATGACAAAAACGGAAACACACTGTCTAAAAAGACAAATACGGGAGAAGAAGTAACATATACATATGATTACAATAATAGGCTTACAAAAGTTAATATTACAGGAGCTAAAGACGCATCCACAGTTGAATATGCTTATGATGTGGATGGTATAAGAGTTCAAAAGGTAGTTGACGGAACGAATATAACTAATTATCTGGTTGATGAAAACAGACTGTATGCCCAGGTATTAGAAGAAAGGGACGGCGAAGGCAACTTAACAGTAAGCTATATTTACGGTGACGATTTGATAAGCCAAAAAAGAGGGGATAGTTTTAGTTATTACCACTATGACGGAATAGGAAGTACCAGGGCATTAACCGATATACATGGAAACATAACGGACACATACACATATGACTCCTTTGGAATGCTGACATCCAGGACAGGAACAACAGAAAACGACTATCTCTTTACAGGAGAGCAGTACGATGCAAATGTAAACTTCTACTATTTAAGAGCAAGGTATATGAATCCGGCATTGGGAAGATTCCTGACTATGGATTCATGGGGAGGTATTATAACTGACCCAATTACCCTGCATAAATACCTGTATGCAGATTGTGACCCGGTGAACAAAATCGACCCGTCAGGACATTTTTCGATTTTAGGAACCTTGGCACTTGTAACGTATACAGTCTCAATAGCAGCTATTGCATTACCTGTTTTTGCAGGAATATACCTTACAATAGTAAATAAAGTATCAGTGTTGGATTACATTTCGGCACTGTGTTCGGAAGATGTATGGATAGAGGCGGCCATAGGTATTGGAATGGGAGCAGTATTAGGATTGGGGATTAAGGCAATAGCCAAAAAACTAGCATGTGAAGTGGTGGCATTTATAGGAGTGATTATGTCCCTGTGGAGCCTTTACCAGTCAATTGATTTAAGTATTAATATGATAAAGGGAGGGGTATCACGGGAGCAGGTAGCCAGATACCTGGCAGTACTTACGGCAACGATAATACTGACTACATTAATAGGAAAGGTATGTTTCACTGAGGATACCCTGATTAAGACGGAGGACGGCTATAAAGAAATCAAAGATATAGAGGTAGGGGATTTAGTTTACTCAGAAGACCCGCTGACAGGAGAAAAAGGACTAAAGAGAGTAACCAATGTATTTGTAAATGAAACCAGCGTTTTAGTAAGAATTTATGTAGAAGATGAAGAAATAGAGACAACACCGACCCATCCGTTTTGGGTAATAGGAAAAGGCTGGGTAGCAGCAGGTGACATAGAAGCAGGAGATAAGGTATACTTATATTCAGGAGAAGGAAAAGAAGTAAAGGAAGTAAGATTTGAGTACTTAGATACACCAATAAAGGTATATAACTTTGAAGTTGAAGACTGGCATACATACTTTGTATCAGAGCAGGATGTATTTGTACATAATAGTTGTAAGGGTAAGGGAACGCCTAAGACTACAAAGCTTTATAGGGTGATGAGTGAAGGGGAATACGAATCTTTAATGAGTAATAGACAGTTTACTGAATATGATAGAGCTATGGATTCCAAATGGTTTGCAACCAATACTAAAGACGCAGTCGAATGGGGCAAAGCATTCTATCCTGATGGAAATTACAAAATAGTAGAAATTGAAGTTCCTACAGACTCTCTAAGGCAAATGTACTTCGTTGAAAAACTAGACAATATTGGACCGGCATATTGTGCTGAACGAGATCTTATTAATAGTATCATCCAATCTATTAAGGAGGTATTACGATAATGAAAAAAACAGTAAAAGCACAGATTACATGGATTTCATATTCAGATGGCGGGAGAAAGCATCCCCCTCTTGCAGGAACACGATATTGTCCTATAGTAAAATTTAAAAATATGAAAGGGAAAAATGGTGAATATTGGAGTGCTGATTTTGTATGCTCTGAAGTTGATAAAAATCATAGTGCTATAGTTGATTTTACATTTTTATCTGAGTATGCACCAATTGATTATCTAGTAAAAGGGAATCAATTTGAGCTTTTTGAGGGCAATAAAAAGGTTGCAGTAGGGATTATTGTTGAATAAAAAAATAAATTACACAACAGCGAATGATGTTTTCATTTCTTAATAAATATAAAACATGTAATTGAAGACAAATACCGAGAGATAGCCTGGCTAACCTAAAAAAGACAAGCCAGGTTTTCTTTTATCTATGCTTGGCAATATGTATTACAATGTGATACAATAAAATCAACAAGAAATACAGGAGGTGCAATAATGTCTACAGAAAAGGATAGTA
The genomic region above belongs to Acetivibrio saccincola and contains:
- a CDS encoding S-layer homology domain-containing protein, translated to MGTKITKIISYLLIISMIMTGLAHAAEGLNSSNRIGTYGENFYSGDVQNTSNANVSNTNISGESQSFPDIKNHWCQDTIEKFLRKNWVAGYDDGLFRPDSFVTRAEFTAMVVNIFKKDVDIKEPGFSDVNKDDWFYDAVSYAFSEGLIIGYEDGTFKPMENMYRQDSAVLVANLFNIEFFEKGVDIIFEDEDTFSEYAYQSIKNLASHGIVKGYPDRTFRPFNLITRAEAVKMLDVVTNFIEVPEPDDLPLVPPETPSPTATPEPTATPTPVSSSTPTSTSSKGGSTGGSKSTPKPSPTHTPAPTSTPTETPIETPTPTVTPTSTPTATPTSTPTATPTSTPTTTPTPTPAVTPTVTPTVTPTPTPGTLQLNIGKVEGEINEEITIPVSFKGASKSGVQSCDFILSFDPDVLEVQEVIAGNIIDYTASSFGSTINREEGTIRFVFSDDTGSGSIKVDGEFANIKALINETENIGFSPVELVKEEFIDANLNIMIVTFNNGGVNVKAPEPTPEPTIEPEPTSDITGDFTRPVVEIKTSADVLNVDDEVTITLNAYDDVGVVEKIVEINDVPVKLNESNETKYTSDSPGVFKIVAYAYDEAGNEGYSSKEIRFIEEGDTTPPTVEFISPEPDTKLTMPTEIIGTASDENLTMYKLEYSIKGENNYIEISRGTKSVENDVLGVIDPTLMRNGIYDVRLTAEDKSGNISTITTTYQIDGEAKVGNFSLAFTDLELPMAGIPIVINRSYDSRNKDKGDFGIGWTLGIQDIKISSNYPLGKHWKFVTSQGPLGLPNYNLVDSKRHIITVTYSDGRTDEFYVKCTPDNQVLTPLLETTVSFVPKDGTYSKLISLDDNNCFIMSGSTGYELLGGNFNLYDPVNFKLVTQDGTEYIINKNTGVKSITEPNGNTITFEKDGIIHSAGKSVTFTRDSEGRITEITDPMGNSIKYEYDAYGDLVAVTDQEGNVTRFTYNSSHGLVDIIDPRGIKPARNEYDDNGRLIAHVDINGNRIEYDRDIENRQEIIKDRLGNITVYEYDDDGNILTTIDALGNKTSFSYDDKGNKISEVDALGNETKYTYDAYGNMLTRTDALGNTISYTYDSKGRVLSYTDAEGNISIYTYDSKGNRISESKNGKETVYKYDSRGNLISETDPEGNTKSYKYDSMGNKISETDANGNEVLYKYNSNGCMTSKTEIDKVTGKEIKTEYIYDSMNRLIGMIDGNGKSIRIEYNAAGQQSALIDKTGNRTEYEYDAFGNLILVRYADGTTEKSTYDAEGRETSSTDRLGRTTRYEYDKLGRLIKTINPDGSCVENEYDPLGRIISVKDERGNVTKYKYDEVGNTTEVIDALGNVTKYEYDKNGNRTKMIDANGNVITFEYDSDNNPVRTIFPDGTYTSYEYNSIGQKISERDQAGLITVYEYDAAGRVTKVIDPLGNETCFEYDAKGNRISQTDANGNKVRFEYDKIGNVTKQILPLGYEEVITYDDEGKVTSKTDFNGSKIEFEYDVDGNLIKKTYPDGKSEVYTYTLSGQRESVTDERGTTYYEYDLMDRLIKQINPDGTQITYTYDKAGNCTSVTVPSGTTYYTYDELNRLKSVTDPDGNTTTYTYDAIGNRKSVTYPNKTTTEYEYDYLSRLISLLNRNEAGEIISSYKYTLGPAGNRIRTEENNGRVIKYTYDDTYKLIKEEIENPDGDKTIIEYTYDAVGNRLSKSVNGVVTEYTYDENNRLITEGQTVYTYDKNGNTLSKKTNTGEEVTYTYDYNNRLTKVNITGAKDASTVEYAYDVDGIRVQKVVDGTNITNYLVDENRLYAQVLEERDGEGNLTVSYIYGDDLISQKRGDSFSYYHYDGIGSTRALTDIHGNITDTYTYDSFGMLTSRTGTTENDYLFTGEQYDANVNFYYLRARYMNPALGRFLTMDSWGGIITDPITLHKYLYADCDPVNKIDPSGHFSILGTLALVTYTVSIAAIALPVFAGIYLTIVNKVSVLDYISALCSEDVWIEAAIGIGMGAVLGLGIKAIAKKLACEVVAFIGVIMSLWSLYQSIDLSINMIKGGVSREQVARYLAVLTATIILTTLIGKVCFTEDTLIKTEDGYKEIKDIEVGDLVYSEDPLTGEKGLKRVTNVFVNETSVLVRIYVEDEEIETTPTHPFWVIGKGWVAAGDIEAGDKVYLYSGEGKEVKEVRFEYLDTPIKVYNFEVEDWHTYFVSEQDVFVHNSCKGKGTPKTTKLYRVMSEGEYESLMSNRQFTEYDRAMDSKWFATNTKDAVEWGKAFYPDGNYKIVEIEVPTDSLRQMYFVEKLDNIGPAYCAERDLINSIIQSIKEVLR